The Cygnus atratus isolate AKBS03 ecotype Queensland, Australia chromosome 7, CAtr_DNAZoo_HiC_assembly, whole genome shotgun sequence genome includes a window with the following:
- the DNAJC12 gene encoding dnaJ homolog subfamily C member 12: MDAILNCRADDLEDYYNLLGCDELSTVEQILAEFKIKALECHPDKHPENPKAVENFQKLQQAKEILINEESRAHYDYWRRSKITIPFQQWEALSNSVKTSMHWAVQNKKDQMLEAPDLNNSNNITNEIWTQQSENDENGLSDGNREQKVVAIPDEKPQSSKNPDSPRFSEANYWHLRFRWSGDAPSELLRKFRNYEI; encoded by the exons ATGGATGCAATTTTGAACTGCAGAGCGGATGACTTGGAAGATTACTACAACTTGCTAGGATGTGATGAACTATCTACG GTTGAACAAATTCTTGCAGAATTTAAGATTAAAGCCCTTGAATGTCATCCTGACAAACATCCTGAAAACCCCAAAGCAG TGGAGAATTTCCAGAAGCTGCAGCAAGCTAAGGAGATTCTCATTAATGAAGAGAGTCGAGCACACTATGATTACTGGCGGAGAAGCAAAATTACCATCCCGTTCCAGCAGTGGGAAGCCCTGAGCAACTCTGTGAAAACG tCAATGCACTGGGCTGTCCAAAATAAGAAAGACCAAATGCTGGAAGCTCCTGACTTGAATAATAGCAACAACATAACTAATGAGATTTGGACCCAGCAAtctgaaaatgatgaaaatggaTTGTCAGATGGGAACAGGGAGCAAAAAGTTGTCGCAATTCCTGATGAGAAACCACAGTCTTCAAAGAATCCAGACTCCCCAA ggtTTTCAGAGGCAAATTACTGGCACTTACGTTTCCGCTGGTCCGGGGATGCCCCATCAGAGCTTCTGAGGAAATTCAGAAACTATGAGatctaa